The DNA sequence ATTTTTTCTGACATTGTAAATTACACACCTTTCAAATTTTTGCAAATTATATCACGAGTCTTTACGATTAGGATTTTTAGGGAACCACCCGCGCGCGACTCTTTCTTTCTGTTCTCTTAATTCACGAATGCACCATAATAGACAGCACGCAAGAACGCCGAGAATCCCCGATAAAGTTTCATTTTCTGCTAATAATGACCCCGCGCAAGATATTAAGCCCAGTACAAGAAAGACCGGCCAAATTTTATACGAGAAATAATATTCACATTTTATAATTACTGGGTGAAGAACGCCGATTATTATAAAACTTGTTACGCCGATTATGATTCCTGAAAAATTGAACATGTTTTAGCCTGCCTTATAAAAATTTTATCGCGCGAATTCTATAAATTATTTATTATCGTCAACGCAATTATTAAATTATTTTGTGAGTTACTCATGAGTTAAAATCCATTTTCAGGAACTCCGAGCCAAATTCTGAATACAAAATATATTATTACCGTCAAAGCAATAATCACGCAGGGCGATAAATATTTACGGGATAATATTTTTATGGACTGATTGCCGATTAATACCCAGAATGAGAACATCGAAAAATTTTCAAAGATTGCCAGCAAAAAATTTTTGTCGTAATCTACAAATGCGAA is a window from the Synergistaceae bacterium genome containing:
- a CDS encoding DUF4491 family protein; protein product: MFNFSGIIIGVTSFIIIGVLHPVIIKCEYYFSYKIWPVFLVLGLISCAGSLLAENETLSGILGVLACCLLWCIRELREQKERVARGWFPKNPNRKDS